A stretch of Flavobacterium sp. N1994 DNA encodes these proteins:
- a CDS encoding START-like domain-containing protein: MESKIRYELEFPLNSSPQLLYQYISTPSGLQEWFADNVNSRGEFFTFIWDDVEENARLASKKTGEKVKFKWVDDSKKDTEYYFELKILEDEITKDVSLMVVDFANEDEIDESKLLWENQISDLKHVIGSI, translated from the coding sequence ATGGAAAGTAAAATCCGCTACGAGCTTGAATTTCCTTTAAATTCCTCACCTCAATTACTTTATCAATACATTTCTACACCTTCTGGATTGCAAGAATGGTTTGCTGATAATGTTAATTCTAGAGGAGAGTTCTTTACCTTTATTTGGGATGATGTTGAAGAAAACGCACGTCTTGCCTCAAAAAAAACAGGTGAGAAAGTAAAATTTAAATGGGTAGACGATTCCAAAAAAGATACAGAATACTATTTTGAATTAAAAATTTTAGAAGACGAGATTACTAAAGATGTTTCTTTAATGGTTGTTGACTTTGCAAATGAAGATGAAATTGATGAATCAAAACTATTATGGGAAAATCAAATTTCCGATTTAAAACATGTTATAGGTTCTATTTAG
- a CDS encoding choice-of-anchor D domain-containing protein gives MKKLLLKSEKYSLLILLLIVTSISRGQSTQTYSTNGTFTVPAGVTTIQVEAYGGGGGGGFGRSGGSGGSTNGGGGGGGGAYTLINSVTVVPGTSYSLTIGNGGSGTTGGNGGNGTTTTATFGSTTINATGGAGGKSYSNGGNGGNGGSGTRNGGTGGSGTTSGSGGGGGCGGTTANGGSGSVPNAGVAGGGPIAGAGGAGTTSGTSVGTSGSNYGGGGGGGTKNSNGGNGAGGYMIITYTCPTYALTSTTSPNMCGAAVSTVTLNGSATSLPVGTYTVTYNLSGSTVASGSTAAMTVSTAGTGTFTTSSINLGTTTITVTNLTSSYCSSAISSNNTVSVGVYSTPTAVAGSAMNTCSTSGAVNITGGSSATNQTLVTWTSNGTGTITNPNSLTTCTYTPSAAENTAGSTITLTLTASNPACSNATSTKTLTITKASTAVAAGPNTVCQSATPSAITLTGASVGGGATTGAWSITSGGGTLSSTAQTASPATVTYTPAANFSGTVTLTLTSNFGTGCTAATDARTITVTPIATAVAGGPDNTCQSATPSAITLTGASVGGGATTGAWSITSGGGTLSSTSQTASPATVTYTPAANFSGTVTLTLTSNVGTGCSTPATVTRTITVTPIATAVAGGPDNICQSATPTAITLTGASVGGGATTGAWSITSGGGTLSSTAQTASPATVTYTPAANFSGTVTLTLTSNFGTGCSTPATVTRTINVGLASTANAGGPNTVCQSATPAAITLTGASVGGAATTGAWSITSGGGTLSSTAQTASPATVTYTPAANFSGTVTLTLTSNFGTGCTAATATRTITVTPIATAVAGGPDNICQSATPAAITLTGASVGGGATTGAWSITSGGGTLSSTAQTASPASVTYTPAANFSGTVTLTLTSNVGTGCSTPATVTRTINVGLASTANAGGPDTVCQSATPLPIVLTGANVGGAATTGAWSITSGGGTLSSTAQTLLPALVTYTPAANFSGTVTLTLTSNFGTGCTAATATRTITVTPIATAVAGGPNTVCQSATPAAITLTGASVGGGATTGAWSITSGGGTLSSTAQIASPATVTYTPAANFTGTVTLTLTSNVGTGCSTPATVTRTINVTSASTANAGGPNTVCQSATPTAITLTGASVGGGATTGAWSITSGGGTLSSTAQTASPASVTYTPAANFSGTVTLTLTSNFGTSCTAATATRTITVTPIATAVAGGPNTVCQSATPAAITLTGASIGGGATTGAWSITSGGGTLSSTAQTASPASVTYTPAANFSGTATLTLTSNVGTGCSTPATVTRTINVTLASTANAGGPNTVCQSATPSAITLTGASVGGGATTGAWSITSGGGTLSSTAQTASPASVTYTPAANFSGTVTLTLTSNFGTSCTAATATRTITVTPIATAVAGGPDNTCQSATPSAITLTGASVGGGATTGAWSITSGGGTLSSTAQTASPATVTYTPAANFTGTVTLTLTSNVGTGCSTPATVTRTINVVATPTITSTTPGSRTGTGTVLLGATASLGTINWYAASTGGSSLGTGNPFTTPIISTTTTYYVEAINGACPSTPRTAVVATVNYPEIDVQGNATSIVSGDVTPSTTDWTDFGTTNSTRTFTIRNTGSALLTVGTVNVTGINASEFTITTPPSSTVAVGSSTTFVVTFAATAIGVRTATISFSNNDSNENPYSFDVQGTGIEQEIDIQGNGTSIVDGDMTPTTSDWTDFSNVAGTRTFTIRNTGNVALTIGTITIGGTNASDFVVTTPPAATVAANSSTTFVVTFTPSAINTRTATISIVNNDNTENPYDFAIQGFGIIPEIDIQGNATSIVDGDTTPSTTDWTDFSSTAGTRTFTIYNNGNIALTLGAISITGANASEFTVTSAPAASVAAFSSTTFTITFLPTAIGTRSAVFSIVNNDNNENPYNFNIQGTGTTREIDVQGIGLSIASGDLVTSVNDGTDFGPADINLATVTRTFTILNTGSLPLTISNPTISGANASEFTVTANPGTLSIGAGSSTTFQVTFNPSAVFTRVAQINIVNNDSDENPYTFAIQGTGLLDNDGDGIENNADQDDDNDGIIDTIECGTCVSDPFVNGSFETPVIGASTYSIEPAANVTGWTNSAENFIEIWSTGFNGVPSAAGNQFAELNANVAGNLYQTFCLNGAGGTINWALKHRGRSGTDVAEVRFGATLGTIATVATMTDGNTAWGSYSGTYTIPVGQTSIVLAFTAVSSTGGLSYGNFIDDIQIIINQNCVDTDGDSVADILDVDSDNDGIPDIEEAGFKQYSNNTGTMDKTNPANWTDTNANGINDYIDAKITALTYSIPDTDGDGIANHLDLDSDNDTLFDVDEANTLNGDGDINDDGKGDGADTEGDGLLNLFDNSTAFGSTFRAYAQDSDGNTIPDFLQLDSNDDGTDDIQTGLYASYDTNGDGKIDGTGDSDNDGILNVFDTNDALRGSPRDLSRKLYLDFDGRNDYAEDSSILGGLSNASLMAWVDLAPGYNADGFIVGQNLFHIRMAAAKKLEVAVNGITLTYNFALNTSQWYHVAATYGGGNLNLYLNGKLVATQAVSGAIGADATKLTLGRNPSTLNKYFKGKIDEVRVFNTTLTAAQVQRMVYQEIQNTASQVRGAIVPKDVGSLPFANVLRYYKMDTYKDDIVDDLTTASVDTGTGMKLYNHKVIAVQQAPMPFTTLRTGTFATAIDDTTKDIRGLDATELDYSIIQVKHNITDTTNNVDLAMFIDPGVTVKMNNDTKLQNDWYIKLDGKIDLTGKSQFVQTANSELDVTSAGSLERDQQGQSNKYNYNYWSSPVSSINNTTINHGFTVAGVMKDGTDPNNIQNLNWTTGVNGSPTTPITLSSYWIFKFQNSTNSYANWSSAGQNGALLPGQGFTMKGCGSATADQNYTFVGKPNNGIITSAVGANNLNLCGNPYPSAIDADQFIDDNATSIKGTLYIWQHYSSNNSHTTVQYQGGYATYTKTGGTAPVAPAGVSGLGSSSKTPKRFIPVGQGFFVTGSATGGTITFNNGQRLFIKEDDATNSYTMFKTTNPTVANPNPAMNNSEDSFVQEQFMKLRLGYNSTDNYHRQTLLGFMNQHATAGFDNGYDGVSIETLSNDMYFINGTDHLNINGDGYFNVNNIYPLGVKNATSGNVTFVVDAKENFDANQEIYIYDNVTSTYNSIKSQPYQVNLPAGTYDTRFSLRFKNGGALGTTDVEENHGITVNHSQANNMINIKNELQEATVKSVLLFNLLGQKVTEWSINNQDQADIHLPVSEVSTGTYIVKVVTDNGNVTKKILIK, from the coding sequence ATGAAAAAATTATTACTTAAATCAGAAAAGTACAGCCTATTAATCCTACTATTAATAGTTACCTCTATAAGTAGAGGTCAAAGTACACAAACGTATTCAACAAACGGTACATTCACAGTCCCTGCAGGAGTTACAACCATTCAGGTTGAAGCCTATGGTGGTGGTGGTGGTGGTGGTTTCGGCCGTAGCGGTGGTAGTGGTGGTAGTACAAATGGCGGAGGCGGAGGCGGAGGCGGAGCTTATACTTTAATTAACTCTGTTACTGTGGTGCCAGGAACATCATATTCATTAACTATTGGAAATGGTGGAAGCGGAACAACAGGTGGTAATGGTGGTAATGGTACAACAACTACTGCAACCTTTGGAAGTACAACAATTAACGCTACTGGTGGTGCTGGTGGAAAAAGCTATTCAAATGGAGGAAATGGAGGAAATGGAGGAAGCGGAACAAGAAATGGTGGAACTGGAGGTTCAGGAACTACATCAGGATCCGGTGGTGGTGGTGGTTGCGGTGGTACAACAGCTAATGGCGGTAGTGGATCTGTTCCAAATGCTGGTGTTGCTGGTGGCGGACCAATTGCTGGTGCTGGTGGTGCTGGTACAACTTCAGGAACTTCAGTAGGAACTTCAGGTAGTAACTACGGAGGCGGAGGCGGAGGCGGAACTAAAAATTCAAATGGAGGAAATGGTGCAGGTGGATATATGATCATCACTTATACTTGTCCAACCTACGCTTTAACATCAACAACTTCACCGAATATGTGTGGTGCTGCAGTATCTACAGTAACTCTAAATGGATCTGCTACTTCTTTACCAGTAGGTACTTATACGGTGACTTATAACCTTTCAGGATCAACTGTTGCTTCAGGAAGTACAGCAGCAATGACAGTATCAACTGCTGGAACAGGAACTTTTACAACTTCATCTATAAATTTAGGAACAACAACAATTACAGTTACTAATTTAACGTCTTCATACTGCTCAAGTGCAATTTCAAGTAACAACACAGTATCTGTAGGTGTTTATTCAACTCCAACAGCTGTGGCAGGTTCTGCAATGAACACTTGTTCTACTTCAGGAGCAGTTAATATTACTGGAGGTTCTAGTGCCACTAATCAAACTTTAGTAACTTGGACATCAAATGGAACTGGAACTATTACTAATCCAAATTCCTTAACAACTTGTACTTATACTCCTAGTGCGGCAGAAAATACTGCTGGAAGTACTATTACACTAACATTAACAGCTTCAAATCCTGCTTGTTCAAATGCAACTTCAACGAAAACCCTAACCATAACTAAAGCATCAACAGCTGTTGCTGCTGGCCCTAATACAGTATGTCAATCGGCTACTCCATCTGCTATCACCTTAACTGGTGCTAGTGTTGGTGGTGGTGCAACTACTGGTGCTTGGTCTATTACCTCTGGTGGAGGAACTTTAAGCTCTACAGCTCAAACTGCGTCACCAGCTACTGTAACCTACACTCCAGCAGCCAATTTCTCTGGTACGGTTACTCTTACTCTCACTTCTAATTTCGGAACTGGATGTACCGCTGCTACAGATGCAAGAACTATAACTGTTACTCCTATTGCAACGGCTGTTGCTGGTGGGCCAGATAATACATGCCAATCAGCTACTCCATCAGCTATTACCTTAACTGGTGCTAGTGTTGGTGGTGGTGCAACTACTGGAGCTTGGTCTATTACCTCTGGTGGAGGAACTTTAAGCTCTACGTCTCAAACTGCTTCTCCTGCTACCGTAACTTATACTCCAGCTGCTAATTTCTCTGGAACGGTTACTCTTACCCTTACTTCAAACGTTGGAACTGGATGTAGTACTCCTGCAACAGTTACTAGAACTATAACAGTTACGCCTATTGCAACAGCTGTTGCGGGTGGGCCAGATAATATATGTCAATCAGCTACTCCAACTGCTATTACCTTAACTGGTGCTAGTGTTGGTGGTGGTGCCACTACTGGAGCGTGGTCTATTACCTCTGGTGGAGGAACTTTAAGCTCTACAGCCCAAACTGCTTCTCCTGCTACTGTAACTTATACTCCAGCAGCTAATTTCTCTGGAACGGTTACTCTTACGCTTACTTCTAATTTCGGAACTGGATGTAGTACTCCTGCAACTGTTACTAGAACCATTAATGTAGGTTTGGCTTCAACAGCTAATGCAGGTGGGCCTAATACAGTATGTCAATCAGCTACTCCAGCTGCTATTACCCTAACTGGTGCTAGTGTTGGTGGGGCCGCAACTACTGGGGCTTGGTCTATTACCTCTGGTGGAGGAACTTTAAGCTCTACGGCTCAAACTGCTTCTCCCGCTACTGTAACTTATACTCCCGCTGCTAATTTCTCTGGTACGGTTACTCTTACTCTTACCTCTAATTTCGGAACTGGATGTACTGCTGCTACAGCTACAAGAACTATAACTGTTACTCCTATTGCAACAGCTGTTGCTGGTGGGCCTGATAATATATGTCAATCAGCTACTCCAGCTGCTATTACCTTAACTGGTGCTAGTGTTGGTGGTGGTGCCACTACTGGAGCTTGGTCTATTACTTCTGGTGGAGGAACTTTAAGCTCTACGGCTCAAACTGCTTCTCCTGCTTCTGTAACTTATACTCCCGCTGCTAATTTCTCTGGAACTGTTACTCTTACGCTTACTTCTAATGTTGGAACGGGATGTAGTACTCCTGCAACAGTTACTAGAACCATTAATGTAGGTTTGGCTTCAACTGCTAACGCAGGTGGGCCTGATACTGTATGTCAATCGGCTACCCCATTACCTATTGTCCTGACTGGAGCTAATGTTGGTGGGGCTGCAACTACTGGAGCTTGGTCAATTACCTCTGGAGGAGGAACTTTAAGCTCTACAGCTCAAACACTTTTACCAGCACTTGTAACTTATACTCCAGCAGCTAATTTCTCTGGAACGGTTACTCTTACCCTTACTTCTAATTTCGGAACTGGATGTACCGCTGCTACAGCTACAAGAACTATAACTGTTACTCCTATTGCAACAGCTGTTGCTGGTGGCCCTAATACAGTATGTCAATCGGCTACTCCAGCTGCTATTACTTTAACTGGTGCTAGTGTTGGTGGTGGTGCCACTACTGGGGCTTGGTCTATTACCTCTGGTGGAGGAACTTTAAGCTCTACCGCTCAAATTGCTTCTCCTGCTACTGTAACTTATACTCCAGCCGCTAATTTCACAGGAACTGTTACTCTTACCCTTACTTCTAATGTTGGAACGGGATGTAGTACTCCTGCAACTGTTACTAGAACTATCAATGTAACTTCGGCTTCAACTGCTAATGCAGGTGGACCTAATACAGTGTGTCAATCAGCTACTCCAACTGCTATTACCTTAACTGGTGCTAGTGTTGGTGGTGGTGCCACTACTGGAGCTTGGTCTATTACCTCTGGCGGAGGAACTTTAAGCTCTACAGCTCAAACTGCTTCTCCTGCTTCTGTAACTTATACTCCAGCAGCTAATTTCTCTGGAACGGTTACTCTTACTCTTACTTCAAATTTTGGAACTTCATGTACCGCTGCTACAGCTACAAGAACTATAACTGTTACTCCTATAGCAACTGCTGTTGCTGGTGGTCCTAATACAGTATGTCAATCGGCTACTCCAGCTGCTATTACTTTAACTGGCGCTAGTATTGGTGGTGGTGCCACTACTGGAGCTTGGTCTATTACCTCTGGTGGAGGAACTTTAAGCTCTACGGCTCAAACTGCTTCTCCTGCTTCTGTAACTTATACTCCAGCAGCTAATTTCTCTGGAACAGCTACTCTTACTCTTACTTCTAATGTTGGAACGGGATGTAGTACTCCTGCAACTGTTACTAGAACTATCAATGTAACTTTGGCTTCAACAGCTAATGCAGGTGGCCCTAATACAGTATGTCAATCAGCTACTCCTTCTGCTATTACTTTAACTGGTGCTAGTGTTGGTGGAGGTGCCACTACTGGAGCTTGGTCTATTACTTCTGGTGGAGGAACTTTAAGCTCTACGGCTCAAACTGCCTCTCCTGCTTCTGTAACTTATACTCCAGCAGCTAATTTCTCTGGAACAGTTACTCTTACTCTTACTTCAAATTTTGGAACTTCATGTACCGCTGCTACAGCTACAAGAACTATAACTGTTACTCCTATAGCAACTGCTGTTGCTGGTGGTCCTGATAATACATGCCAATCAGCTACTCCATCTGCTATTACGTTAACTGGAGCTAGTGTTGGTGGGGGTGCCACTACTGGGGCTTGGTCTATTACCTCTGGTGGAGGAACTTTAAGCTCTACGGCTCAAACTGCTTCTCCTGCTACTGTAACTTATACTCCAGCTGCTAATTTCACAGGAACTGTTACTCTTACTCTTACTTCTAATGTTGGAACGGGATGCAGTACTCCTGCAACTGTTACTAGAACTATTAATGTAGTTGCAACTCCAACTATTACTAGTACAACTCCTGGATCAAGAACTGGAACTGGAACTGTATTACTTGGAGCGACAGCGTCTTTAGGGACAATAAACTGGTATGCTGCATCAACTGGTGGTTCTTCATTAGGAACTGGAAATCCTTTTACAACACCTATTATTTCAACAACCACAACTTACTATGTTGAAGCTATTAATGGAGCTTGTCCTTCTACACCAAGGACTGCTGTTGTGGCAACGGTAAATTATCCAGAAATTGATGTTCAAGGAAATGCAACTTCTATTGTAAGTGGAGATGTTACTCCTTCAACAACAGATTGGACTGATTTTGGAACAACAAACTCAACTAGAACTTTTACAATTCGAAATACTGGTAGTGCATTACTAACCGTTGGAACAGTAAACGTTACTGGTATCAATGCTAGTGAATTTACTATTACTACTCCTCCAAGTAGCACTGTTGCTGTTGGCTCTAGTACTACATTCGTAGTAACTTTTGCAGCAACTGCTATTGGGGTAAGAACGGCTACTATTTCCTTCTCAAATAATGATAGTAACGAAAACCCATATAGCTTTGACGTACAAGGAACTGGTATTGAACAAGAAATAGACATCCAAGGAAATGGAACTTCTATTGTAGATGGCGATATGACTCCAACAACTTCAGATTGGACCGATTTTAGCAATGTTGCTGGAACAAGAACATTTACTATTCGTAATACTGGGAATGTGGCACTAACTATTGGTACTATAACAATTGGTGGTACAAATGCTTCTGATTTTGTTGTTACCACTCCTCCTGCTGCAACTGTTGCTGCTAACAGTAGTACAACTTTCGTAGTAACATTCACTCCTAGTGCAATCAATACAAGAACTGCTACAATAAGCATCGTAAATAATGACAACACAGAAAATCCATATGATTTCGCAATACAAGGATTTGGTATAATCCCTGAAATTGATATTCAAGGAAATGCAACTTCAATTGTTGATGGTGATACTACTCCTTCAACTACAGACTGGACTGATTTTAGTTCTACTGCAGGAACAAGAACGTTTACAATTTATAACAACGGAAATATAGCATTAACGCTTGGAGCAATTTCTATTACTGGTGCCAATGCTTCAGAGTTTACAGTAACTTCTGCTCCAGCAGCTTCTGTTGCAGCTTTTAGCAGCACAACTTTTACAATCACATTTTTACCTACTGCTATTGGAACTAGATCTGCCGTATTTAGTATTGTAAATAACGACAATAATGAAAACCCATATAACTTTAACATTCAAGGAACAGGTACTACAAGAGAAATAGATGTACAAGGAATTGGTCTATCTATTGCAAGTGGTGACTTAGTTACTTCTGTTAATGATGGAACTGACTTTGGTCCAGCTGATATTAACTTAGCAACAGTAACTCGTACTTTTACAATTCTAAACACGGGTTCACTTCCATTAACTATATCTAACCCTACTATCTCTGGAGCTAATGCTTCTGAATTTACAGTAACTGCTAACCCAGGAACATTATCTATCGGTGCAGGTTCTAGTACAACTTTCCAAGTAACTTTTAACCCTAGTGCTGTATTTACAAGAGTTGCTCAAATCAATATCGTAAATAACGATAGCGATGAAAACCCATACACTTTTGCAATTCAAGGAACAGGTTTACTTGATAATGATGGAGATGGAATAGAAAACAATGCTGATCAAGACGATGATAATGATGGTATTATAGATACTATTGAATGTGGTACTTGTGTTAGTGACCCATTTGTAAATGGTAGTTTTGAAACACCTGTTATTGGAGCTTCAACTTATAGTATAGAACCTGCTGCTAACGTAACTGGATGGACTAATAGTGCTGAAAACTTCATCGAAATTTGGAGTACAGGATTTAACGGAGTGCCTTCTGCTGCTGGAAATCAATTTGCCGAATTAAATGCTAATGTGGCAGGAAATCTTTACCAAACTTTTTGTTTGAACGGTGCTGGTGGAACTATCAACTGGGCTCTTAAACACAGAGGAAGATCTGGAACAGACGTAGCAGAAGTTAGATTTGGAGCTACTTTAGGAACAATTGCAACAGTAGCAACTATGACAGATGGAAATACTGCTTGGGGTTCTTACTCTGGAACTTATACTATACCAGTTGGACAAACTTCTATCGTTCTAGCCTTTACAGCTGTTTCATCAACAGGAGGATTATCTTATGGTAATTTTATTGATGACATACAAATTATCATCAACCAAAACTGTGTGGATACAGACGGAGACAGTGTTGCTGATATTCTTGATGTAGATAGTGATAACGATGGTATTCCAGATATTGAAGAAGCTGGATTTAAACAATATAGTAACAATACTGGTACTATGGATAAAACCAATCCTGCTAACTGGACTGACACAAATGCAAATGGAATTAATGACTATATTGATGCGAAGATTACTGCATTAACTTATTCTATTCCAGATACTGATGGTGATGGTATAGCTAATCACTTAGATTTAGATAGTGATAATGATACTTTATTTGATGTTGATGAAGCCAATACTTTAAATGGTGATGGTGACATTAATGATGATGGAAAAGGCGATGGAGCTGATACAGAAGGTGACGGTTTATTAAATCTTTTTGATAATTCAACTGCTTTTGGTTCAACTTTCAGAGCTTATGCTCAAGATAGTGATGGAAATACAATTCCTGATTTCTTACAACTAGACTCAAATGACGACGGTACTGATGACATCCAAACTGGTTTATATGCTAGTTACGATACTAATGGTGACGGAAAAATTGATGGTACTGGTGACTCTGATAATGATGGTATTCTAAATGTATTCGATACTAATGATGCCTTAAGAGGTTCTCCAAGAGATTTAAGCAGAAAACTATATCTAGATTTTGATGGTAGAAATGATTATGCTGAAGATTCATCAATTTTAGGTGGATTATCAAATGCATCATTGATGGCTTGGGTTGACCTTGCTCCAGGATACAATGCTGATGGTTTTATCGTAGGTCAAAACTTATTTCACATAAGAATGGCAGCTGCAAAAAAATTAGAAGTGGCTGTTAACGGAATCACATTGACCTATAATTTTGCTTTAAATACTTCACAATGGTATCACGTGGCTGCAACCTATGGAGGTGGTAATTTAAACCTGTATTTAAACGGAAAATTAGTAGCTACACAAGCAGTATCAGGTGCTATTGGCGCTGATGCTACAAAATTGACTTTGGGTAGAAACCCATCTACATTAAACAAATATTTCAAAGGTAAAATTGATGAGGTAAGAGTGTTTAATACTACATTAACAGCTGCACAAGTGCAAAGAATGGTGTATCAAGAAATTCAAAATACAGCTTCACAAGTTAGAGGTGCTATTGTTCCTAAAGATGTTGGTTCACTCCCTTTTGCTAATGTATTGAGATACTATAAAATGGATACATACAAAGATGATATTGTAGATGATTTAACAACAGCATCTGTAGATACAGGAACCGGAATGAAATTGTACAACCACAAAGTTATCGCTGTACAACAAGCTCCAATGCCATTCACAACTTTGAGAACTGGAACATTTGCAACAGCTATTGATGATACAACAAAAGACATTAGAGGTTTAGATGCAACTGAGTTGGATTATTCAATTATTCAAGTAAAACACAATATTACTGATACTACTAACAATGTTGATTTAGCCATGTTTATTGATCCAGGAGTAACTGTTAAAATGAATAATGATACCAAACTTCAAAACGATTGGTATATCAAACTAGATGGTAAAATTGATTTAACTGGTAAATCTCAATTTGTTCAAACTGCAAATTCTGAGCTAGATGTAACAAGTGCTGGTTCATTAGAAAGAGACCAACAAGGACAGTCTAATAAATATAATTATAACTATTGGTCTTCTCCTGTTAGTTCAATAAACAATACTACAATCAATCATGGATTCACTGTAGCTGGAGTTATGAAGGACGGAACTGATCCAAACAACATCCAAAATTTAAACTGGACAACTGGAGTAAACGGTTCACCTACAACACCTATTACTTTGAGTAGCTACTGGATATTTAAATTCCAAAACTCAACTAATAGTTATGCTAACTGGTCATCTGCTGGACAAAACGGAGCTTTATTGCCAGGACAAGGATTTACAATGAAAGGTTGTGGTTCAGCAACAGCAGATCAAAACTATACTTTTGTTGGAAAACCAAATAATGGTATTATTACCTCAGCTGTAGGAGCTAATAACTTAAACCTATGCGGTAATCCTTATCCATCAGCAATCGATGCGGATCAGTTTATTGATGACAACGCAACAAGTATAAAAGGGACATTATATATCTGGCAACATTACAGCTCAAATAATTCTCATACTACTGTTCAGTATCAAGGTGGTTATGCAACTTATACCAAAACTGGAGGAACAGCTCCTGTAGCTCCAGCTGGAGTTAGCGGTTTAGGTTCAAGTAGTAAAACACCTAAGAGATTTATACCAGTTGGACAAGGATTTTTTGTAACAGGTTCAGCTACTGGTGGAACTATCACTTTTAACAATGGTCAAAGACTATTCATAAAAGAAGATGACGCTACCAATTCTTATACTATGTTCAAAACAACTAATCCTACTGTAGCAAATCCAAACCCTGCTATGAATAATTCGGAAGATAGTTTTGTTCAAGAACAATTTATGAAATTAAGATTAGGATATAATTCTACTGACAATTATCACAGACAAACTTTGCTAGGTTTTATGAACCAACACGCAACAGCTGGATTTGATAATGGATATGATGGAGTAAGTATTGAAACACTTTCAAATGATATGTATTTTATCAATGGAACAGATCACTTAAACATTAATGGTGATGGCTATTTCAATGTAAATAATATTTATCCTTTAGGGGTTAAAAATGCAACTTCTGGTAATGTTACTTTCGTTGTGGATGCCAAAGAAAACTTTGATGCTAATCAAGAAATATACATCTATGACAATGTAACAAGTACTTACAACAGTATTAAATCTCAACCTTATCAAGTGAACCTTCCAGCTGGAACTTATGACACTAGATTCTCGTTAAGATTTAAAAACGGAGGAGCTCTTGGAACTACAGACGTTGAAGAAAATCATGGAATTACTGTGAATCACTCACAAGCAAACAACATGATCAACATCAAAAACGAATTGCAAGAGGCTACTGTAAAATCTGTTTTATTGTTCAATTTATTGGGACAAAAAGTAACAGAGTGGTCAATTAACAACCAAGACCAAGCAGATATTCACTTACCAGTTTCAGAGGTAAGCACAGGTACTTACATTGTAAAAGTAGTTACCGACAATGGAAACGTAACCAAAAAAATCTTAATAAAATAA